The window TTTCTCTTCTGCCTTTACATAAAACTCATCTGAAGCAAATACAAGTTTGGTCCCAAATCTTCTTTCAAACTCTTTTTGCCATTTTGATATCTGCAAAATAACCTCTTTTGCATCCTCTTTTGAAAAAGGCTCAAGCTCAAAAAGCCCCTCTCTATACTTGGTAAGTCCAACAGGCACAACTGCAATTGACCTAAGATTAGGATAAAAATCAGCAAGGTCTGAGATTGTTTTGTCAAGATTATCCTTATCATTGATATTTTTCATTAATACTACCTGAACATCAAACTCAATACCATGCTGCGATAAATATTTAAGTTGTTTTAATATCATAGATGCTTTAGGGTTTTTCAAAATAAATACTCTGAGTTGTGGGTCCGTGGTGTGTACAGAAATTTTCAATGGACTCAAGTGAAACTTTACTATCCTTTCAAAATCTTTCTCTCTCAAGTTCGTGAGAGTGATATAATTTCCATTCAAAACAGAAAGAACAGTATCATCATCTTTTATATAAAGAGTTTCTCTCATTCCTTGGGGAAGCTGGTCTATAAAACAAAAAATGCATTTATTCGTGCATCTTCTCACATTTTCATATTCAAATTCTATTCCAAGAGGTTTTAACTTTCTGTTTATAAGACCAACCTTTTGAATATTCCCATCCCTCAAATACTCTATTAAAAGAATCTCATCCTTAGAGTAATACATATAATCAAGAACATCATTAATTTCATTACCATTTATATTTAAAATTATATCGCCTTGTTTGATGCCACATTTGTAAGCCAAACTTTTT is drawn from Caldicellulosiruptor diazotrophicus and contains these coding sequences:
- a CDS encoding DUF512 domain-containing protein is translated as MLKVSKVLEKSLAYKCGIKQGDIILNINGNEINDVLDYMYYSKDEILLIEYLRDGNIQKVGLINRKLKPLGIEFEYENVRRCTNKCIFCFIDQLPQGMRETLYIKDDDTVLSVLNGNYITLTNLREKDFERIVKFHLSPLKISVHTTDPQLRVFILKNPKASMILKQLKYLSQHGIEFDVQVVLMKNINDKDNLDKTISDLADFYPNLRSIAVVPVGLTKYREGLFELEPFSKEDAKEVILQISKWQKEFERRFGTKLVFASDEFYVKAEEKIPDYRFYEEFRQIENGVGLLALFKKQFLSSLKKLKPNVKLKKRITLVTSVAAYKFMKELIETFNQKYPNIKVDVVAVVNNFFGENVTVAGLLTGQDIINQLMCKELGDYVLVPACALNHENKFLDDVHIDDVAKEIKKPVYPVQNHGRKLLYYLLKGGEGN